The following coding sequences lie in one Spirosoma sp. KUDC1026 genomic window:
- a CDS encoding four helix bundle protein, translating into MPTVHRFEDLIAWQKARLLSSQINALTRDKIFQSDLDLKRQIRRSAGSVMDNIAEGFGRGSRGEFIQFLGIARGSLSEVKSQLYRSLDNQYISASQFDELYAQCDEVGRLTDSLLLYLNNTNQKGRRYAKGVNTNES; encoded by the coding sequence ATGCCTACTGTGCATCGATTTGAAGATCTGATTGCCTGGCAAAAAGCTCGGCTTCTGTCGAGCCAGATTAATGCCTTGACGCGAGATAAAATATTTCAAAGTGATCTTGACCTGAAGCGTCAGATACGTCGATCGGCTGGATCAGTGATGGATAATATTGCCGAAGGCTTTGGGCGAGGGAGTCGAGGTGAGTTTATACAGTTTTTAGGAATAGCTCGTGGGTCTCTGTCGGAGGTTAAATCACAGCTTTATCGTTCGTTGGATAATCAGTACATATCGGCTAGTCAGTTTGATGAACTGTACGCACAATGTGATGAAGTAGGCCGGTTAACTGATAGCTTGCTGCTTTACCTAAACAATACGAATCAGAAGGGTCGGCGGTATGCAAAAGGAGTAAACACTAACGAATCCTAA
- a CDS encoding IS3 family transposase (programmed frameshift) — MKGKSKRKFTSEFKLKVVLEVLKEKDTLAVISKRHELHPNQISDWKRQFLQGAASVFEAGCKPTSTNAEPETALLYEQIGRLQMEPDFFQKKVDAMSLSQRRSLLDAALSTSIRQQCQWVGLPRSTYYYQPVVATSDDLLLMRLLDEQYLLTPQYGYRKMQVALAKAGYCVNHKRVRRLMQILGIEAIYPKINTSKPAIGHRIYPYLLRGLVIVRVHQVWATDITYVPMATGYMYLMAIIDLYSRYVLSWSVSNTMEADWCCGVLRKALGSYPQPEIFNTDQGSQFTSDDFTSVLLDQNIRISMDGKGRALDNIFVERLWRSVKYEDIYLKAYQDGWQLEAGLQAYFEFYNCRRFHQSLNYRTPEEVLKGIKSSQTK, encoded by the exons ATGAAAGGCAAGAGCAAACGTAAATTTACCTCTGAATTCAAACTCAAGGTAGTACTTGAAGTCCTTAAAGAAAAGGATACATTGGCTGTCATCAGCAAACGCCACGAGCTTCATCCGAATCAGATCAGTGACTGGAAGCGGCAATTCCTACAGGGGGCCGCTTCCGTTTTCGAGGCAGGTTGCAAACCCACATCGACCAACGCAGAACCCGAAACCGCCTTGCTCTATGAGCAGATTGGACGATTACAAATGGAAC CTGACTTTTTTCAAAAAAAAGTTGACGCCATGAGTCTTTCGCAGCGACGATCACTGCTTGATGCAGCTTTATCAACTAGCATTCGCCAACAATGCCAGTGGGTAGGATTGCCCCGCTCAACCTATTACTACCAACCGGTAGTAGCCACATCAGACGATTTACTACTGATGCGTTTGCTGGATGAGCAGTACCTGCTAACTCCGCAGTACGGGTACCGCAAGATGCAGGTAGCCCTGGCAAAGGCAGGCTATTGTGTCAATCACAAACGCGTTCGGCGTCTCATGCAAATACTTGGCATAGAAGCCATTTATCCTAAAATAAACACCTCGAAACCGGCCATAGGCCACCGAATTTATCCCTATTTGCTGCGGGGGTTGGTCATTGTGCGGGTCCACCAAGTTTGGGCTACTGACATTACCTATGTACCCATGGCGACCGGATATATGTACCTGATGGCCATCATCGATCTGTATAGTCGATACGTATTAAGTTGGTCCGTTTCCAACACCATGGAGGCTGATTGGTGTTGTGGCGTGTTACGAAAGGCCTTAGGGAGCTATCCTCAACCCGAGATTTTTAACACCGATCAAGGCAGTCAATTTACCTCGGATGATTTTACAAGTGTCCTGCTCGATCAGAACATTCGCATCTCAATGGACGGCAAAGGGCGGGCATTGGACAACATATTCGTAGAGCGGCTTTGGCGAAGCGTAAAATATGAGGATATTTATCTGAAAGCCTACCAGGATGGCTGGCAGTTAGAGGCAGGCTTACAAGCTTATTTCGAGTTTTATAACTGTCGGCGCTTTCACCAGTCGCTGAATTATCGAACGCCTGAAGAGGTATTAAAGGGAATAAAAAGCAGTCAAACCAAGTAG
- the prmC gene encoding peptide chain release factor N(5)-glutamine methyltransferase: MATAKPLYDRLRKNITAYSPEEAREMAFMLLDHYFGLRKTDVLTDKPLPPNRTEPDWFKILERLNRQEPIQHVIGTTIFCGLEFEVSPDVLIPRPETEDLVRLIMHDFSDRTDDVPILDIGTGSGCIAITLARFLPQSVVTGWDVSEDALAMARRNAQSLNADVNFAIQDILNVPTEGIRKFDCVVSNPPYVTRSEAADMDRNVLDYEPGLALFVEDNDPLVFYKAVADFCVKHLTKDGACYVEINERFGEATREVFADRGFTKIQVYKDIHGKDRSIRATF, from the coding sequence ATGGCCACCGCCAAACCGCTATACGACCGCCTGCGCAAAAACATTACGGCTTATTCACCCGAAGAGGCTCGGGAAATGGCGTTTATGCTGCTCGACCATTATTTCGGGCTGCGCAAAACCGATGTGCTGACCGATAAACCCCTGCCACCTAACCGGACCGAACCCGACTGGTTCAAAATTCTGGAGCGGCTGAACCGGCAGGAACCGATTCAGCACGTGATCGGAACGACAATTTTCTGCGGGCTTGAGTTTGAAGTGTCGCCCGACGTATTGATTCCCCGTCCGGAAACTGAAGATCTGGTCCGGTTAATCATGCACGACTTTTCGGATCGCACCGACGATGTGCCCATTCTGGACATCGGTACCGGCAGCGGCTGTATCGCTATTACGCTGGCGCGTTTTCTGCCTCAGTCGGTTGTAACGGGCTGGGATGTATCGGAAGATGCACTGGCTATGGCTCGACGCAACGCCCAGAGTCTGAATGCTGACGTGAATTTTGCTATTCAGGACATTCTGAACGTACCAACGGAAGGAATCCGCAAGTTTGACTGCGTGGTGAGCAACCCACCTTACGTAACCCGTTCGGAGGCCGCCGATATGGACCGGAACGTACTGGATTACGAACCAGGTCTGGCCTTGTTCGTAGAAGACAACGACCCACTGGTATTCTACAAAGCTGTGGCCGATTTCTGCGTAAAGCACCTGACGAAAGATGGTGCCTGTTACGTCGAAATCAACGAACGGTTTGGCGAAGCCACGCGGGAGGTATTTGCTGATCGGGGTTTCACAAAAATTCAGGTGTACAAAGACATCCACGGCAAAGACCGGAGCATCCGGGCAACGTTTTAA
- the ribD gene encoding bifunctional diaminohydroxyphosphoribosylaminopyrimidine deaminase/5-amino-6-(5-phosphoribosylamino)uracil reductase RibD, which yields MHERFMRRALDLATLGRGLVSPNPMVGCVIVHESEGGTRIIGEGWHQRYGDWHAEVNAVRSVQPEDAYLLPESTVYVTLEPCSHWGKTPPCANLLIDKQVKQVVCCNDDPNPLVSGQGFDRLRAAGVTVETGVLNELGRQLNARFFTFFEQQRPYLILKWAETADGFISGPAGQSIAISGPLAQRLVHRWRSEEDGIMVGTTTARIDNPRLNVRHWPGRNPTRIVIDKLLQLPASLHLFDNTQPTLVYNFQKTEISDQITYQQLRSEKPFLSQLLADLHARRIQSVFVEGGSLLLTSLLDAGFWDELRVFRSPKLVGDGVKAPTVRGTIQSREQIGDDELTIYRNNIRQ from the coding sequence ATGCACGAACGTTTCATGCGTCGGGCCCTTGACCTGGCCACCCTGGGTCGTGGTCTGGTCAGTCCGAATCCAATGGTGGGTTGTGTTATTGTTCACGAAAGCGAAGGAGGAACACGTATCATCGGCGAGGGCTGGCACCAGCGCTATGGCGACTGGCACGCGGAGGTAAACGCAGTCCGTTCGGTGCAGCCCGAAGATGCTTACCTGCTGCCGGAATCGACGGTGTACGTAACGCTGGAACCCTGTTCGCACTGGGGTAAAACGCCCCCCTGCGCCAACCTGCTCATCGACAAGCAGGTAAAGCAGGTTGTCTGCTGCAATGACGATCCAAATCCATTAGTATCCGGTCAGGGGTTCGACCGCCTGCGGGCCGCTGGCGTTACCGTTGAGACGGGCGTTTTGAATGAACTTGGCCGTCAGTTAAACGCCCGATTTTTTACCTTTTTTGAGCAGCAGCGCCCGTATCTCATCTTAAAATGGGCCGAAACCGCCGATGGTTTTATCAGTGGTCCCGCAGGTCAGTCGATTGCCATCAGCGGTCCACTCGCCCAGCGGCTGGTTCACCGTTGGCGAAGCGAAGAAGATGGCATTATGGTAGGTACAACCACCGCCCGAATCGATAACCCCCGATTGAATGTCCGGCACTGGCCCGGCCGGAACCCAACACGTATCGTTATTGATAAATTGCTACAGCTACCCGCTTCTCTGCACCTGTTCGACAATACACAACCGACGCTGGTGTATAATTTTCAGAAAACAGAAATCAGTGATCAGATAACTTATCAGCAGCTACGTTCAGAAAAGCCTTTTTTAAGTCAGCTACTTGCCGATCTGCACGCCCGGCGTATTCAATCCGTTTTTGTGGAAGGCGGAAGTCTGTTGCTTACCTCGCTGCTCGACGCCGGGTTCTGGGATGAACTTCGGGTTTTCCGTAGCCCTAAACTGGTAGGTGATGGCGTCAAAGCCCCGACGGTACGAGGTACTATCCAGAGTCGGGAGCAGATTGGCGACGATGAACTAACAATTTACAGAAACAACATTCGTCAGTAA
- a CDS encoding right-handed parallel beta-helix repeat-containing protein, with the protein MTQPLPSVPFLRLLFFCLLSISAGYAQTVRYVKPDGSGDGSSWASASANLQAIINASTAGDQVWVAAGTYKPGGNTNTDRLISFSMKDGVAIYGGFIGLETALSERPTSITTSPSSSILSGDLGTPDVATDNSEHVIVNTNLSSTAILDGFVITSATLSAAGRGGGMNNLTSSPTIRNCYFTNHRTNNTYNTGGGGLYNDAGSTPSITNCTFNNNRVQYGTAILSEAPSLTLTNCTFASNQGEAAGTLNGNAVFMINCTFSNNIATAGSNGGFGAAARLGAGSILINCLFSGNTTAGYGGALTIEGTSTLTNCIFRGNQATGYGGAGNSGGFGGAIYMSGNSSFVNCTFSNNRAGGRVRSAGGAVYIFSGTPSFTNCSFANNTDDRQGGAIYNESGTTTLINNILWGNLPNGIINTSNANTVLTYTDTQDNTPGIGNFSLDPLFADAAGDNLRLRACSPAIDKGNNAANSTPTDLNNSPRLVRQIDLGAYEFQGTPQALVAITQQPNPYFSIPEGGTLTATVTASGSVSSYQWYKDGVAISGATSATLTVSNLNASNAGRYYVVVTGVCNSATSAEFTLVVNTGMYTVKSGRWDDASVWSMNRVPASGDAVRIKHLVTVPGEYVARARQLSYDPGQTLQLSTGSKVNLAQ; encoded by the coding sequence ATGACTCAACCACTACCATCCGTTCCCTTCCTGCGATTACTATTTTTCTGTCTACTATCCATATCGGCGGGTTATGCTCAGACAGTACGCTACGTCAAACCCGATGGCAGTGGTGACGGTAGTTCATGGGCTAGTGCTTCAGCCAATCTACAAGCCATTATCAATGCTTCCACCGCCGGTGATCAGGTCTGGGTAGCAGCCGGCACCTACAAACCCGGTGGCAATACTAATACTGACCGCCTGATTAGTTTCAGCATGAAAGATGGCGTTGCTATCTATGGTGGATTTATCGGATTAGAAACGGCGTTAAGCGAGCGCCCCACTTCGATCACCACATCTCCCTCGTCCAGTATTCTAAGTGGCGACCTGGGCACACCTGACGTAGCAACCGACAATAGCGAACACGTCATTGTCAATACTAATCTGAGCAGCACAGCTATTCTGGACGGTTTCGTTATTACATCTGCTACGCTTTCTGCTGCGGGCCGGGGTGGTGGGATGAATAATTTGACCAGTAGTCCTACAATTCGGAATTGTTACTTCACAAATCATCGAACAAATAACACATATAACACAGGAGGTGGCGGTCTTTATAACGATGCTGGCAGTACTCCTTCAATCACAAATTGCACGTTCAACAATAATAGAGTTCAATACGGTACAGCTATTCTTAGCGAAGCCCCTAGTTTAACGTTAACGAATTGTACGTTTGCCAGCAACCAGGGAGAGGCAGCTGGTACGCTGAATGGTAATGCAGTATTCATGATCAACTGTACATTCAGCAATAACATAGCCACGGCTGGCAGTAATGGTGGTTTTGGCGCAGCAGCTCGACTTGGCGCAGGATCGATACTGATCAATTGTCTATTCTCCGGAAATACAACAGCCGGATACGGCGGTGCTCTTACCATAGAAGGTACATCAACATTAACAAACTGCATTTTCAGAGGAAACCAGGCAACGGGTTACGGCGGTGCTGGCAATTCAGGTGGCTTTGGCGGAGCTATTTATATGTCTGGCAATTCTAGCTTTGTCAATTGCACGTTTAGTAATAACCGAGCCGGAGGCCGAGTACGCTCGGCAGGGGGCGCGGTATATATTTTCAGCGGTACTCCTTCGTTTACCAACTGTAGCTTTGCCAACAACACCGACGACCGTCAAGGTGGTGCTATTTACAATGAGTCAGGCACTACTACTCTGATCAATAACATCCTTTGGGGTAATCTGCCCAATGGCATTATCAACACCAGCAATGCTAATACGGTCTTAACTTATACTGACACCCAGGACAACACGCCTGGCATCGGTAATTTCTCCCTCGACCCCCTCTTTGCCGATGCCGCTGGTGACAACCTCCGTCTGCGGGCTTGTTCTCCCGCCATTGATAAAGGAAACAATGCAGCCAACTCGACCCCTACCGACCTCAACAATAGCCCCCGTCTGGTCCGCCAGATCGATCTGGGAGCCTATGAGTTCCAGGGTACACCACAGGCGCTGGTGGCTATCACCCAGCAGCCCAACCCCTACTTCAGCATTCCCGAAGGCGGTACCCTGACAGCTACCGTTACGGCCAGCGGCTCGGTCAGCAGCTACCAGTGGTACAAAGATGGTGTGGCCATCAGTGGGGCCACCTCGGCAACCCTGACGGTGAGCAACCTCAACGCCAGCAACGCTGGTCGCTACTACGTCGTGGTAACGGGTGTCTGCAACAGTGCTACCTCGGCTGAATTTACGCTGGTTGTCAACACGGGCATGTACACGGTGAAATCGGGTCGGTGGGATGATGCCTCGGTGTGGTCGATGAATCGGGTGCCGGCGAGTGGTGATGCGGTCCGCATCAAGCATCTGGTGACGGTGCCAGGTGAATACGTAGCCCGAGCCCGTCAGCTAAGCTACGATCCGGGGCAGACCTTGCAGTTAAGTACGGGCAGTAAAGTCAATCTTGCTCAATAA
- a CDS encoding bZIP transcription factor — translation MKTSTRQFFLASLLSFPIAALQAQTIEPTPGTSLTITEDVNLSVNKSLRSADTVLLKTSSSRIGNLFLGLRAGATTTSGNNNTFLGANAGLSSNGSANTFVGFSAGRSTTSGAFNTFMGVQAGFSNTTGSSNFIMGTNAGVNNTSGNANFFLGDNTGSGNTTGGYNVYLGTNAGSGSGVNGDNNTAIGFETGRSNAGGINNTFIGFRADAGANGLQNATAIGNNARVTASNALVLGSGVNVGIGNTAPTARLHITSGTANQSGLRLENLTSGTTASINSSKFLTVDGSGNVVLANYANGGRVAAQDADLLWERKGGYLQSTKGEPIVIGSALAKTPAGYRLYVEDGILTEKVKVALKSTADWSDYVFAPTYKLRSLSDVAQFVQANKHLPGVPSASEVVEQGIDVAKMDAKLLEKIEELTLYSIELEKENRQQRAVSQEQGKTLEKQQAEIDELKKLVKQLMDRK, via the coding sequence ATGAAAACATCTACACGTCAATTTTTCCTTGCCAGCTTGCTTTCTTTTCCGATAGCAGCGCTTCAGGCTCAGACCATTGAGCCTACACCGGGCACATCGCTTACCATAACGGAAGATGTCAACCTAAGCGTTAATAAGTCGCTGCGGTCGGCCGACACGGTACTGCTCAAAACTTCATCTTCGCGGATCGGGAATCTATTTTTAGGCCTTCGTGCAGGCGCTACAACAACCAGTGGCAATAACAATACCTTTTTAGGAGCGAACGCCGGGCTTAGCTCAAATGGGTCAGCCAATACGTTCGTAGGCTTCTCAGCGGGGCGTTCAACTACCAGTGGAGCGTTCAATACGTTCATGGGTGTGCAAGCCGGCTTCAGCAATACAACGGGTAGTTCGAACTTTATTATGGGTACCAATGCCGGTGTTAATAACACCAGCGGTAATGCCAACTTCTTTCTGGGAGACAATACGGGTAGCGGTAATACAACGGGTGGTTATAACGTATACCTGGGTACAAACGCCGGAAGTGGCTCGGGCGTAAATGGCGATAACAACACAGCTATCGGTTTTGAGACCGGACGTAGCAATGCGGGTGGTATCAACAATACGTTTATTGGCTTCCGGGCCGATGCTGGTGCGAACGGCCTGCAAAACGCGACGGCTATTGGTAACAATGCCCGCGTAACGGCCAGCAACGCGCTGGTACTAGGTAGTGGTGTCAACGTAGGTATTGGTAACACGGCTCCAACCGCCCGTCTCCATATCACCAGTGGCACCGCTAATCAGTCAGGCCTACGTCTGGAGAACCTGACCTCGGGCACTACGGCTTCTATCAACTCCAGCAAGTTCTTAACCGTGGACGGCAGTGGTAACGTTGTGCTGGCGAACTACGCTAATGGTGGCCGGGTAGCCGCGCAGGACGCCGATTTACTTTGGGAACGTAAAGGCGGCTATCTGCAAAGCACCAAAGGTGAACCCATCGTTATTGGCTCGGCGCTCGCAAAAACCCCAGCTGGTTATCGGCTCTACGTAGAAGATGGTATCCTGACCGAGAAAGTGAAAGTGGCACTCAAAAGCACCGCCGACTGGTCGGATTACGTATTCGCGCCAACCTACAAACTACGTTCGTTAAGCGACGTAGCGCAGTTCGTTCAGGCGAATAAACACCTGCCCGGCGTACCATCAGCATCCGAAGTTGTTGAGCAGGGTATCGACGTGGCCAAAATGGACGCCAAACTGCTGGAGAAAATCGAAGAGCTGACACTGTATAGCATCGAACTGGAAAAAGAAAACCGCCAACAACGCGCAGTTAGTCAGGAACAGGGCAAAACGCTGGAAAAACAACAGGCTGAAATTGACGAGCTCAAGAAGCTGGTTAAACAACTGATGGATCGAAAATAA
- a CDS encoding histidine kinase dimerization/phosphoacceptor domain -containing protein, with product MNLLYCFLVSLFLSLSTEQTMAQMSLLPDSLTSAPDSIKTWKLRQIGDSLIFAIDYPLAKQAYDQALSIAQATGNKADIGFGYRGVGYWYQNIGDFTRAVKYYQQALSLFRQINYTKEIPKTMSYISFCYVQLGNDKQAEHYTQQGLKLAEADGQTKWVIAFYEELAKINGHKKRFAKAEQYTNRVLAYYVKQKDSLSYHIALLNASLLYKNRGQYGRSERSFRDVLQFSQAPGGDETLYGYALVNIPSALIPQGKLAEAEMFCRQALAWVDKTGANKLPMQEEIYGHLYHIAEARGDYRQALAYYRQQIARRDSLQNETVKRQLSEQEIRFQTEEKEAQIRQLDLQNIIRSRQVWAGVGGIVLLSLLAGVLYLQSQQLRKSQAKIQAQSNQMALMMRELHHRVKNNLAVVSSLLRLQSTRLEDEKAMQAVRTGQQRVEAMSLIHQKLYQTDNVTRVNMRDYLRSLAESLLIAYGYQLSEVDLQVDVEVEELEVDVTIPLGLIANELITNAFKYAYSGNRHPALYIRLRNHNGITLDVFDNGPGMPAADWLQTEKGTSFGKRLIFLLAEQLEGKVELIQQNGTLFRLHIPYESATS from the coding sequence GTGAACCTACTTTACTGTTTTCTGGTCAGCCTGTTCCTGAGCCTTTCTACCGAACAAACGATGGCGCAGATGTCGCTGCTGCCCGACTCACTGACCAGTGCTCCTGATAGCATTAAAACCTGGAAACTTCGTCAGATTGGTGATTCGCTCATTTTTGCCATCGACTATCCGCTGGCTAAGCAGGCTTATGACCAGGCACTTTCTATTGCACAGGCAACTGGTAACAAAGCCGATATTGGTTTTGGGTATCGGGGCGTTGGGTACTGGTACCAGAATATTGGAGATTTCACGCGGGCTGTCAAGTACTATCAGCAGGCACTTAGTTTGTTTCGGCAGATAAATTACACCAAAGAAATTCCCAAGACGATGTCTTACATCAGCTTCTGTTATGTCCAGCTGGGTAACGATAAACAGGCTGAACACTACACCCAACAGGGATTGAAGTTGGCGGAAGCCGATGGACAGACAAAGTGGGTTATTGCTTTCTACGAAGAACTGGCCAAGATCAACGGCCATAAAAAGCGGTTTGCCAAAGCTGAGCAATACACAAACCGGGTACTCGCTTATTACGTAAAGCAGAAAGATTCGCTTTCGTATCACATAGCGTTGCTGAACGCGTCACTGCTCTACAAAAACCGGGGTCAGTATGGACGCTCGGAGCGAAGCTTTCGGGACGTATTACAGTTTAGCCAGGCACCCGGGGGCGACGAAACATTGTATGGGTATGCGCTGGTCAATATTCCCAGTGCGTTAATTCCGCAGGGAAAATTAGCCGAAGCCGAAATGTTCTGTCGGCAGGCACTTGCGTGGGTCGACAAAACAGGAGCCAATAAGCTGCCGATGCAGGAGGAAATTTACGGTCATCTGTATCACATAGCCGAAGCCCGGGGCGATTACAGACAGGCGTTGGCTTACTACAGACAACAGATAGCCAGGCGGGACAGTCTGCAGAATGAAACCGTAAAACGCCAGTTATCTGAACAGGAAATACGGTTCCAGACAGAAGAAAAAGAAGCGCAGATTCGGCAACTGGACCTGCAGAATATCATACGTAGTCGGCAGGTGTGGGCTGGGGTTGGCGGTATTGTCTTGCTATCTCTGCTGGCTGGGGTGCTTTATCTCCAGTCGCAGCAGTTGCGGAAAAGTCAGGCGAAGATTCAGGCCCAGTCCAACCAGATGGCGCTCATGATGCGGGAGCTTCACCATCGGGTCAAAAACAACCTGGCTGTCGTGTCCAGTCTGCTGAGACTACAATCGACCCGGCTTGAGGATGAAAAAGCCATGCAGGCCGTTCGAACCGGGCAGCAGCGGGTCGAAGCTATGTCGCTGATTCACCAGAAACTGTACCAGACGGATAACGTAACACGAGTGAATATGCGTGACTACTTGCGTAGTCTGGCGGAAAGTCTGTTGATTGCTTATGGTTATCAGCTCAGTGAAGTTGATCTACAGGTTGATGTTGAGGTGGAAGAACTGGAGGTTGACGTGACCATCCCGCTCGGATTAATCGCCAACGAATTGATTACGAATGCGTTTAAGTACGCCTACTCGGGCAATCGACATCCCGCACTATACATTCGGCTGCGCAATCATAATGGTATTACGTTAGATGTTTTTGACAATGGGCCCGGCATGCCCGCAGCCGACTGGTTACAAACCGAAAAGGGAACATCGTTCGGCAAACGGCTGATCTTTTTACTTGCCGAGCAACTGGAGGGTAAGGTCGAACTTATTCAGCAAAACGGCACGCTGTTCCGGCTGCATATTCCTTATGAATCCGCAACAAGCTAA
- a CDS encoding right-handed parallel beta-helix repeat-containing protein, giving the protein MKQLSFLRPLCRQLSLSTLAAVLCALSIGRSHAQTIRYVKPDGTGTGSSWATASANLQAIINASSAGDQVWVAAGTYKPSSCTNCSAADRIMSFSMKNGVALYGGFVGTESALSERPASVSLAQPSSTTLSGYLGTTNNRNDRSVHVIANNDLNNTALLDGFVITGGNIDAGGIGVDYNTLQGAGMRNLHSSPIIRNCFFLDNIGTFGGRGSGLYSDATSFPQLTNCTFERNAVSEGAAIYSDSISLRNCTISNNFSTGYSAVIVRKTAIINNCTFSSNSGGSGPNGGATGGTLNVGAGSVLTNCLFVLNSVIGDGGALAAYEATVINCTFRGNRSSSGGAGIQNTYGGAVYASNTSFINCSFTGNQSTTRGNIVRPVFKTTN; this is encoded by the coding sequence ATGAAACAACTTTCCTTTTTACGCCCTCTTTGTAGACAGCTCAGTCTATCAACATTAGCGGCAGTATTGTGCGCGTTATCAATCGGTAGATCCCACGCCCAGACTATTCGCTACGTCAAACCAGACGGTACAGGAACTGGTAGTTCCTGGGCTACAGCCTCAGCTAATCTACAAGCCATCATCAACGCTTCCTCAGCTGGCGATCAGGTCTGGGTAGCAGCAGGTACATACAAGCCCAGCAGTTGTACAAACTGCAGCGCAGCTGATCGTATAATGAGTTTCAGCATGAAAAACGGGGTGGCTCTGTACGGTGGTTTTGTTGGTACAGAAAGCGCTCTCAGCGAGCGCCCGGCTTCTGTATCGTTAGCGCAACCGTCAAGTACTACCCTAAGCGGGTATCTAGGAACAACTAATAATCGAAATGACAGAAGCGTTCACGTCATTGCAAACAATGATTTGAACAATACGGCATTGTTAGATGGCTTTGTTATTACAGGCGGTAATATTGATGCTGGAGGCATCGGAGTCGACTATAATACCCTACAAGGCGCTGGCATGCGGAATCTGCACAGTAGCCCTATCATTCGTAACTGCTTTTTTTTAGACAATATAGGTACCTTTGGTGGTAGAGGCAGTGGATTGTATAGCGACGCCACTAGTTTTCCACAACTCACAAATTGCACGTTTGAGCGAAATGCAGTATCCGAAGGAGCCGCGATTTATAGTGATTCTATTTCTTTGAGGAATTGTACCATTAGCAATAACTTTAGTACAGGTTATTCAGCCGTCATTGTTAGGAAAACAGCTATCATCAACAACTGTACATTCAGTTCTAATAGCGGTGGCTCCGGTCCAAATGGAGGGGCAACTGGAGGAACACTGAATGTTGGGGCAGGTTCCGTATTAACAAATTGTTTGTTTGTACTGAATTCTGTTATTGGTGATGGAGGTGCGTTAGCCGCCTACGAAGCAACTGTTATTAACTGTACTTTTCGTGGCAATAGGTCGTCCAGCGGTGGGGCAGGCATTCAAAATACGTATGGAGGAGCCGTCTACGCCAGCAATACCAGTTTCATCAATTGCAGCTTTACGGGTAATCAATCTACAACACGGGGTAATATAGTGCGCCCCGTTTTTAAGACCACTAATTAA
- a CDS encoding choice-of-anchor Q domain-containing protein → MTYTDTQDNTPGTGNFSLDPLFVDVAGDNLRLRACSPAIDKGDNAANSTPTDLNNSPRLVRQIDLGAYEFQGTPQSPLTITQQPVSYFSIPQGGTFTASVSASGSVSSYQWYKDGAPISGATSATLTVSNLSGANQGRYYVVVTGSCNSVTSNEIVLIVNTGMYTVKSGRWDDASVWSMNRVPASGDAVRIKHLVTVPGEYIAQARQLSYDPGQTVQLQNGSKLVAQ, encoded by the coding sequence ATGACCTACACCGATACCCAGGATAACACACCTGGTACAGGCAACTTCTCACTTGATCCGCTTTTCGTCGATGTCGCTGGCGACAACCTCCGTTTGCGGGCCTGCTCCCCCGCCATCGATAAAGGTGACAATGCAGCCAACTCAACCCCGACCGACCTCAACAACAGCCCCCGGCTGGTCCGCCAGATTGATCTGGGAGCTTACGAATTCCAGGGTACCCCACAGTCACCATTGACCATTACCCAGCAACCAGTTTCTTACTTCAGCATCCCTCAGGGGGGGACCTTCACTGCCAGTGTTAGCGCCAGCGGCTCGGTCAGCAGCTACCAGTGGTACAAAGATGGCGCTCCCATCAGCGGGGCCACATCGGCCACACTAACGGTAAGTAATCTTAGCGGTGCTAATCAGGGGCGTTATTACGTCGTAGTAACTGGAAGCTGCAACAGTGTTACCTCAAATGAGATTGTATTAATAGTCAACACAGGCATGTACACGGTGAAATCGGGTCGGTGGGATGATGCCTCGGTGTGGTCGATGAACCGGGTGCCGGCGAGTGGTGATGCGGTCCGCATCAAGCATCTGGTGACGGTGCCAGGTGAATACATAGCCCAAGCACGTCAGCTAAGCTACGATCCAGGCCAAACAGTGCAACTACAAAATGGTAGTAAACTTGTGGCTCAGTAA